TCGCCGTCACCCTCCACGTCGCCGATCCCGCCGCTGCCGATGCCGCCATTGCCGATCGCGGCGCTACCGTCGATGGCACGCTCCTCGCCCGCGACCTCATCAACGAACCGGCCAACGTCCTCGGCCCGGTCGAATTCGCCGCCCGCGCCGCCGAACTCGCCAGCCTGGGCGTCGATATCGAAGTGCTCGAACCCGAAGCCCTCGAAAAGCTCGGCATGGCCTCGCTGCTCTGCGTCGCCCAGGGTTCCGACCGTCCGGCCCGCCTCGTCGTCATGCAATGGCGCGGCGGCGATGCCGGCACCGCCCCGCTGGCCTTTGTCGGCAAGGGCGTCGTCTTCGATACCGGCGGTATCTCCATCAAGCCCGCCGCCTCCATGGAAGACATGAAGGGCGACATGGGTGGCGCCGCTGCCGTCACCGGGCTCATGCTGGCGCTGGCCACCCGCAAGGCCCCGGTCAACGTGGTCGGCGTCATCGGCCTGGTCGAAAACATGCCTTCGGGCAAGTCCGTCCGCCCCGGCGACATCGTCAAGGCCATGAGCGGCACCACGATCGAAGTCATCAATACCGATGCCGAAGGCCGCCTCGTTCTGGCCGACGCGCTCTGGTACACGCAGGACCGCTTCAAGCCCCACTTCATGATCAACCTGGCGACCCTGACCGGCGCCATCGTCGTCGCCCTCGGCCACGAACATGCCGGCCTCTTCTCCAACAATGACGAACTGGCCACCCGCCTGCTCGGCGCCGGCATCGCCGCTAACGAAAAGCTCTGGCGCATGCCGTTGGCCCCGGCCTACGACAAGCTGATCGAATCCAAGTTCGCCGATATCCGCAACTCGGTCGGCCGTCCCGCCGGCTCCATCACCGCCGCCCAGTTCCTGCAGCGCTTCGTCAACGACACGCCCTGGGCCCATCTCGACATTGCCGGCACCGCCTTCGGCGCCGGCAATTCCGAGGTCAACACCTCCTGGGCCCCCGGCTTCGGCGTCGCCCTCCTCGATCGTCTGGTCAGGGATCACTACGAACGGTAAAGCTGTAACCTCAATAGACCTCATGGTGAGCTTGTCGAACCATGGGGTCGTGGCATGGAGCCTTGTGTGGCTGACGTCCTCTTCTATCACCTGGAACCTCGCCCGCTCGAAGCGGTCCTTCCAGCCCTGCTGGAAAAGTCCATCGAGCGCGGCTGGCGTGCTGTGGTGGAAGTCGGCTCCACCGAGCGGGCCGAAGCGCTCGATTCCCATCTCTGGACTTATCGCGAAGACAGCTTCCTCGCCCATGGCCTTGCCGGCGACGAGACCGACGCGCATCAGCCCGTCCTCCTCACCACGGGGTCAGACAATCCCAACCACGCCAATGTGCGGTTTTTCGTTGACCGGGCAGTGCCCCAGTCAGCCGACGGCTACGAGCGAATTGTCTATATGTTTTCAGGACACGACCCCGACGCCGTGGCCGAAGCGCGATTAGCCTGGGTAGCTCTCAAAGCTAACAGTACGTTAACCTATTGGCAGCAGGAAGCGAATGGCCGCTGGGTCAAGAAAGCCTGACCGTTAGGCCATCTTGCCGTAGAGTTCGTCCACCATCTGCGCCACCTTGATGGCCGAATAGATGCTGCCATAATTGATATTGCCGTTCGAAGCGACCAGCGCTCCGGCAGCCACGGCCGGCAGGCGCTGCCACATCGGCTCGCCATCCAGCAGGGCCGCGCCTTCCGGCGACGTCGTCGCCAGGATGATGCCATCGACCTGGCCCAGCGTGTCGCCAAACGCTTCCGCAGGGGTCTCGCCCGCATCATAATCCTGCCCTTCGGCCGGCGGGATCGTCCTGGCGCCAAGATCGACAAGTACCTGCGGCTGCAGCATTTTTGAGCCGTTCATCATGTAGAATACGCCCTCGGCCGGCTGCACGCTGACCACCGTTCTGCTTGCCAGTTTCTCGCCATGCCGCGCCTTGATATCGGCGATCAGCGCGTCGTATTCGGCAAAGGCTGCCTCACCTTCTCCCTCCCGGCCCAGCAGGATCGCCAATTCACGGAACGCGTCCTTCCAGGGCTTGTCGTTCGAGGTGGTCACCACGGGCGCTATGTCGCGCAGCCGGTTGGCCGGCCACCATACGCTGTCCGGATCATAATCGGCGCAGATGATCAGGTCAGGATCCGAAGCCAGCACCTGCTCGATGTTGATTTCCGAACCATAGAACTCCAGTCCAGCGGGAACCGGCACCCAGCTTCCCGGCGTGGAATGGCCATAGCCCACCACCGGCAGGCCCAGCGCCAGCGCCGGCTGCAGGTCGAGCCGCGAGTCGATGGCGACGACACGCTTGGGCGAAACCGGGATGTCATAGGTACCGTAAATCGTTGTGACCGAACGGGTTTCCTGCGCAAAGGCGCGGCCCGGCAGCATGGCGCCGAGCGCCAGCCCGGCGGTTCCGAGCGCGAAATTACGACGATTGAGCTTGATGGACATCGGGATCGTTCCGGAGCGTTTTCACTAGCCCGCTACTGGATCCACTTTTAGTTGAGTGTCAATATCAACTTATAGCCGAAGCGTCAGAATTTGGAGGTCTTTTCCTTGCCCGCACCCGTCTGGCGCGGCACCGGGGCCACCGCCTCGGGCATGTTGGCCTCGTAGAGTTCCATGAAGTCCTGCATCATCTCGTAGCAGAAGATGACTTCCACCGTATCCGGATCG
This sequence is a window from Devosia ginsengisoli. Protein-coding genes within it:
- a CDS encoding DNA polymerase III subunit chi, with the translated sequence MADVLFYHLEPRPLEAVLPALLEKSIERGWRAVVEVGSTERAEALDSHLWTYREDSFLAHGLAGDETDAHQPVLLTTGSDNPNHANVRFFVDRAVPQSADGYERIVYMFSGHDPDAVAEARLAWVALKANSTLTYWQQEANGRWVKKA
- a CDS encoding ABC transporter substrate-binding protein; this translates as MSIKLNRRNFALGTAGLALGAMLPGRAFAQETRSVTTIYGTYDIPVSPKRVVAIDSRLDLQPALALGLPVVGYGHSTPGSWVPVPAGLEFYGSEINIEQVLASDPDLIICADYDPDSVWWPANRLRDIAPVVTTSNDKPWKDAFRELAILLGREGEGEAAFAEYDALIADIKARHGEKLASRTVVSVQPAEGVFYMMNGSKMLQPQVLVDLGARTIPPAEGQDYDAGETPAEAFGDTLGQVDGIILATTSPEGAALLDGEPMWQRLPAVAAGALVASNGNINYGSIYSAIKVAQMVDELYGKMA
- a CDS encoding leucyl aminopeptidase, whose translation is MSQSITIRTAAHAGVPAGLTVIYAAENEAPSGAAATVWAATGLAWAETAEAGAFKGKQGQALDVLGAGGKRLLVLGRGKSDADVPLNGWTDRGGSLLAKIAATRAETVAVVIDEPGATPAAIGELAAGLRLRHYRFDKYKSAKSDDAPAALAVTLHVADPAAADAAIADRGATVDGTLLARDLINEPANVLGPVEFAARAAELASLGVDIEVLEPEALEKLGMASLLCVAQGSDRPARLVVMQWRGGDAGTAPLAFVGKGVVFDTGGISIKPAASMEDMKGDMGGAAAVTGLMLALATRKAPVNVVGVIGLVENMPSGKSVRPGDIVKAMSGTTIEVINTDAEGRLVLADALWYTQDRFKPHFMINLATLTGAIVVALGHEHAGLFSNNDELATRLLGAGIAANEKLWRMPLAPAYDKLIESKFADIRNSVGRPAGSITAAQFLQRFVNDTPWAHLDIAGTAFGAGNSEVNTSWAPGFGVALLDRLVRDHYER